In Glandiceps talaboti chromosome 16, keGlaTala1.1, whole genome shotgun sequence, a single window of DNA contains:
- the LOC144447730 gene encoding FAST kinase domain-containing protein 3, mitochondrial-like, with amino-acid sequence MSFIRRLCQPVCRNLHWKLSASSQLQIHSRFHNNVTPFCSILLSGNQCVGFPSTSSVFSSEASRRLIHQRGGRKGGPRDTMSKILLQAQSPDEIFRLVTQNPSKIYPNHLSIAIRYSAELCQKYEVTPDFLNSQSFQTICDNLALHCSTLHNRSLIRTVQSMMILRVPRDHVLLIALLNECGARMASLDLIDQSRLLEYMNIMQLKGNKVRDLCVRHVSSQLNEVRNHRAIVPLLDYYNSEYAFEEENTSHENITSEEEKSQDANYSTISQHIINIIHKFLQLNNAPMKHDLLKIGNLLAFTFKWHSFNQELIDILLCNRTFFFFRHNKLIESLGNEIPKYLNNVHPSTMILVAKYISHHAVRNTALLDVLSEYIILRGHYVGLEDVQKIILPIGKLNYIPETHEGLLNKMEDVILQQYKDSPVSVINVVMSLVQMQCFPESVLKIMFLPEFIQSVFDRHVQYDDIEVKLALIDQAVGLDCPNYDGPRLHEEIKVVTV; translated from the exons ATGTCGTTCATAAGACGACTTTGTCAACCAGTCTGTAGGAATCTTCACTGGAAGTTATCAGCATCAAGTCAGCTTCAGATTCATAGTCGGTTTCATAATAATGTCACTCCATTCTGTAGTATATTACTTTCAGGGAATCAGTGTGTTGGATTCCCATCCACTAGCTCAGTATTCTCATCTGAAGCTAGCAGGAGACTTATACACCAAAGAGGAGGGCGAAAAGGAGGACCAAGAGACACCATGTCTAAAATTCTTCTCCAGGCACAGTCACCCGATGAGATTTTTCGACTTGTCACTCAAAATCCATCAAAAATATACCCAAACCATCTCTCTATAGCCATTCGATATTCAGCTGAACTTTGTCAGAAATATGAAGTAACTCCAGATTTCTTGAACTCGCAGTCTTTTCAAACTATATGCGATAACTTAGCGTTACATTGTTCAACGCTTCATAACCGAAGTCTTATACGAACAGTCCAAAGTATGATGATTTTACGTGTGCCACGTGATCACGTTTTATTGATTGCGCTTCTGAATGAATGCGGCGCAAGAATGGCATCGTTAGacttgatcgatcaatcaagaCTTTTAGAGTATATGAACATAATGCAACTGAAAGGAAACAAAGTGCGGGATTTATGCGTACGACATGTCAGTAGCCAACTAAATGAAGTAAGAAATCATAGAGCGATAGTCCCATTGCTGGATTATTACAACAGTGAATATGCATTTGAAGAAGAGAACACTTCACACGAGAACATTACttctgaagaagaaaaaagcCAAGATGCGAACTACAGTACCATTAGTCAGCATATTATAAACATTATTCATAAATTCTTGCAACTCAATAATGCACCGATGAAACATGACCTTCTGAAAATTGGAAACTTGTTAGCATTTACGTTCAAATGGCACAGCTTCAACCAGGAGTTGATTGACATTCTTCTTTGTAATCgtacatttttcttctttcGACATAACAAATTAATAGAGTCTCTAGGAAATGAAATACCCAAATACTTGAACAACGTTCACCCTTCTACGATGATTCTTGTAGCAAAGTATATTTCGCATCATGCCGTAAGAAATACAGCTTTGTTAGATGTGCTCTCGGAGTACATTATTCTTCGTGGACACTATGTTGGTCTGGAAGACGTACAGAAGATTATTCTACCGATTGGAAAACTTAACTATATACCAGAAACACATGAAGGGCTGCTGAACAAGATGGAAGAT GTGATACTACAGCAATATAAAGACTCTCCTGTAAGTGTTATCAATGTAGTGATGTCATTGGTACAGATGCAATGCTTCCCTGAATCTGTACTGAAGATTATGTTCCTCCCAGAATTCATCCAAAGTGTATTTG ACCGTCATGTACAGTACGATGATATTGAAGTAAAGCTGGCTTTAATAGACCAAGCTGTTGGACTGGATTGTCCAAACTATGATGGACCAAGATTACATGAAGAAATCAAGGTAGTTACAGTGTAA
- the LOC144447500 gene encoding immunoglobulin-binding protein 1-like yields MASEEQQVPKLSDIFDRAWKIQLDLESSDEPTNNDNYQINVKKAIKLFEECTQMVNELSLFSDNEELEEITTSSLKYLLLPAFLGDLCLKVTGGSVTRLAQVQKAKVYYRDFLKRCKSYGITEEEIPNEPPRADPSAPPGRPNLFAMSANRETKIKRFREKKELEEKLKSLGKISDINSKDDDVQRDFFTILIKKNSNEIIDDYSSLQQEIEMLEIMEKMKEQDKKPSSRQRMPPQGAANNMSRPPMKPFILTRDALQAQVFGAGYPGVPTMTLEEFYEKEKREGKIPTNTGPQNPVSERAIVEQKEVEKEREIERDDEEALRKAREFDDWKDENKRGSGNRQNMG; encoded by the exons ATGGCGAGCGAAGAACAGCAAGTACCCAAACTTTCCGATATTTTTGACCGTGCTTGGAAAATTCAACTTGATTTGGAGTCCAGTGATGAACCAACAAATAATGACAACTATCAG ATAAATGTCAAGAAAGCAATCAAACTATTTGAAGAGTGTACACAAATGGTGAATGAATTGAGTTTGTTCAGTGACAATGAAGAATTAGAAGAAATCACAACATCATCTCTAAA GTACCTACTACTACCAGCCTTTTTAGGTGATCTGTGTTTGAAGGTGACAGGGGGTAGTGTAACCAGACTGGCACAGGTACAAAAAGCAAAGGTATATTACCGAGACTTTCTCAAGAGGTGTAAATCATATGGAATCACAGAAGAG GAAATTCCCAATGAACCTCCTAGAGCTGATCCATCTGCCCCTCCAGGAAGACCTAATCTTTTTGCCATGTCAGCCAATAGAGAAACTAAAATCAAGAGATTCCGAGAAAAGAAAGAACTAGAAGAAAAACTTAAATCACTAGGAAAGATTTCAGATATCAACTCTAAAGATGACGATGTACAG AGAGATTTTTTCACCATTCTCATAAAGAAAAACAGTAATGAAATCATAGATGATTATTCAAGTTTACAACAAGAAATAGAGATGTTAGAAAtaatggaaaaaatgaaagaaCAAGATAAAAAACCTAGTAGTAGGCAGAGAATGCCACCACAAGGAGCTGCaaataacatgtctagacca ccGATGAAGCCATTCATCCTTACACGAGATGCACTTCAAGCCCAAGTGTTTGGTGCAGGTTATCCAGGTGTACCAACAATGACACTAGAGGAATTTTATGAAAAAGAGAAGAGAGAGGGCAAAATACCAACCAATACTGg ACCTCAAAATCCGGTGAGTGAGAGAGCAATAGTGGAACAAAAGGAAGTAGAAAAAGAAAGAGAGATAGAAAGGGATGATGAAGAAGCTTTAAGGAAAGCTAGAGAATTTGATGATTGGAAAGATG